In Plasmodium gaboni strain SY75 chromosome 14, whole genome shotgun sequence, one genomic interval encodes:
- a CDS encoding hypothetical protein (conserved Plasmodium protein, unknown function) — translation MNKAISIVNKLKNVLKRKNNNPNPSSVFKNFKMQRIYSNEKINKKEHYIYFREHDIKEDFDYTHVIKTRNLFKPRRQYKHAFLFISMGSIVTIILSVFFLTSKWNNNNYY, via the exons ATGAATAAAGCTATTTCAATagtaaataaattaaaaaatgttttaaaaagaaaaaataacaaCCCAAATCCGTCATCggtttttaaaaattttaaaatgcaacgtatatattcaaatgaaaaaataaataagaaagaacattatatttattttagGGAACATGATATAAAAGAAG ACTTTGATTACACACATGTAATAAAAACTAGAAATCTATTTAAACCTCGAAGACAATACAAACATgcatttttatttatttcaatGGGTTCTATTGTTACCATAATCTTATCCGTATTCTTTTTAACATCAAAATGgaacaataataattattattaa
- a CDS encoding cysteine proteinase falcipain 1, producing MVAIKEMKELAFSRPSLVETLNKKKKLLKKKEKRTVLLCTYAFITFIIFCIGILYYTNKSSSYNNNNNKKNEYSLKKEEIELLRVLLEKYKNEKDGIMNKFSNEDSEKNSTLKSQNNNINSYDSNVSHDNIKSNKEEYINLERILLEKYKKFIEENNDENRKELSNLLHKLLEINKLIILEEKDNRKVYAINDKYDEKGALDIGMIEEIKYKKEDPINNIKYASKFFKFMKEHNKVYKSVEEQMRKFEIFKMNYISIKSHNKLNKNAMYKKKVNQFSDYSEEELKQYFKTLLPVPKHMIQKYVKPLENHLEKNILINEFYTNGKRNDKDIFMKVPEILDYREKGIVHEPKDQGLCGSCWAFASVGNIESVFAKKNKSILSFSEQEVVDCSKDNFGCDGGHPFYSFLYVLENQLCLGDEYKYKAKDDMFCLNYRCKRKVSLTSIGGVKENQLILALNEVGPLSVNVGVNNDFVSYSEGVYNGTCSDDLNHSVLLVGYGQVQKNKLNYNHNNIKNYNITQNFNQQDDNIIYYWIIKNSWSKKWGENGFMRLSRNKNGDNVFCGIGVEVFYPIL from the coding sequence atggttgcgataaaagaaatgaaaGAACTTGCCTTTTCTAGGCCTAGTTTAGTTGAGACattaaataagaaaaagaaattgttaaaaaaaaaggagaAAAGGACAGTGCTTTTATGTACCTATGCATTCATTActttcataatattttgtataggaatattatattatacaaataaatcatcctcatataacaataataataataaaaaaaatgaatatagtttaaaaaaagaagaaattgAATTACTTCGTGTTCTTctagaaaaatataaaaatgaaaaggatggaattatgaataaattCTCAAATGAAGATAGTGAAAAAAATTCCACATTAAAGTCccaaaataataatattaatagttATGATAGTAACGTTAGtcatgataatataaaatctAATAAGGAAGAGTATATTAATTTAGAAAGAATATTACTAGAGAAATACAAAAAGTTCattgaagaaaataatgatgaaaatagAAAAGAGTTATCAAATCTATTACATAAATTATTAGAAATCAATAAATTGATTATACttgaagaaaaagataataGAAAAGTATATGCTATAAATGATAAGTATGATGAAAAGGGTGCTTTGGATATAGGAATGAttgaagaaataaaatataaaaaagaggatccaataaataatataaaatatgcatcaaaattttttaaatttatgAAAGAACATAATAAAGTATATAAAAGTGTAGAAGAACAAATGAGAAAATTTGAAATTTTcaaaatgaattatataagtATTAAGAGTCATAATAAGTTAAATAAGAATGCTATGTATAAAAAGAAAGTGAATCAATTTAGTGATTATTCTGAAGAAGAATTAAaacaatattttaaaacattattACCAGTACCTAAGCATATGATACAAAAATATGTGAAACCATTAGAAAATcatttagaaaaaaatatattaataaatgaattttATACAAATGGAAAGAGAAATgataaagatatatttatgaaagTACCAGAAATATTAGATTATAGAGAAAAAGGTATAGTACATGAACCAAAAGATCAAGGACTTTGTGGTTCTTGTTGGGCATTTGCAAGTGTTGGAAATATTGAAAGTGTATTTgctaaaaaaaataaaagtattTTAAGTTTTAGTGAACAAGAAGTTGTAGATTGTTCAAAAGATAATTTTGGATGTGATGGTGGACATCCATTTTATTCATTCCTTTATGTTTTAGAAAATCAATTATGTCTTGGagatgaatataaatataaagcAAAAGATGATATGTTCTGTTTAAATTATAGATGTAAAAGAAAAGTATCTTTAACATCAATCGGTGGAGTTAAAGAAAATCAATTAATTCTTGCATTAAATGAAGTAGGACCTTTATCTGTTAATGTAGGAGTAAATAATGATTTTGTATCTTATTCAGAAGGTGTATATAATGGTACATGCTCAGATGATCTAAATCATTCAGTACTTTTAGTTGGATATGGACAAGTgcaaaaaaataaattaaattataaccataataatataaaaaattataatataacacaaaattttaatcaacaagatgataatattatatactattggattattaaaaattcaTGGAGTAAAAAATGGGGAGAAAATGGATTCATGAGATTAAgtagaaataaaaatggaGACAACGTTTTCTGTGGTATTGGTGTCGAAGTATTCTATCCTATCttgtaa
- a CDS encoding hypothetical protein (conserved Plasmodium protein, unknown function), producing the protein MSKHTGKILLASSCALSVGIYYYVKTSKYSDYKKRYEGVLNDIERQKKKFKKWTSENL; encoded by the coding sequence ATGAGTAAGCATACTGGAAAAATTTTACTTGCATCATCTTGTGCTCTTAGTGTTggtatttattattatgtaaaaaCATCCAAATACTCAGATTATAAGAAAAGATACGAAGGTgttttaaatgatatagaaagacaaaaaaaaaaattcaaaaaatgGACATCtgaaaatttataa